In the genome of Hyphomicrobium sp. ghe19, the window CCGAAGGAGGGTACGAAAGCCGAGTTCGATACGTGGCGCTGGGCGCCGCTCGACTCGGTGCCGAAACTGATCGTGCCGTTCAAGCGCGAAATCTACGAGCGCGTGACGGGTGATTTCGCGCATCTGGTGCGCCCATTGGCTGAACGCCAGCGTTAGCGCATCTCGCGCGTTCGCGCGTTTGTTCGGCCGTGCATCCAATTCCGCAAACGGCAGATTCAGCAAACGGATTGTCAGTGTGGCACGGTCATGCCGGCGGCTGACATGAGCATTCGAATAAGAACCGCGGCGACACCGACCGCGGCGACGCCCCCAGCGTAGATCAGAACAAGCCAGCCGATGCGGCTGAGCCACGAAGGCTTCTCCATTTCGGCATCTTCGGCGCGGGCGACACGCGTTCCGCGTACCGAACGCCCGCTGGGAGCGCCCGGCTTCAATGGTAGCCCTCTCCAGCTTTCACCTTGCCGCGAAACACGCTGTAGGCCCAAGCCGTGTACATGAGGATGAAGGGAATTATGAAGAGCGCTCCAACGAGCGTGAAGCCAAGGCTCTGTGGGGGCGATGCTGCTTCCCAGATCGATATCGACGGCGGAAGTATGTTGGGCCACAGGCTGATGACCAAGCCGCTATAGCCCAGGAAGATCAAGGCCAGCGCGAGCACAAATGGCAGCCCGTGGGAATCTCGCTGTACCGCCCATAGCAATGCGAGCGTCGCCAAGACGACGAGAACCGGTACCGGCGAAAACAGGATGATGTTGGGTAACGAGAACCAGCGTTCCGCAATCGCCGGATGCTCGATGGGCGTCCAGATGCTGACGATGACGATCGCCGCGAAGAGTGTGATGATGATCGGGCGCGCGAGCGCGCGCATGCGCTCCTGTAAGGGGCCCTCGGTCTTGATGATCAGCCATGTTGCCCCGAGAAGCGCGTAGGCGAAGAGCAAGGCCAGTCCCGTGAAGATGCTGAACGGCGTCAGCCAGTCGAACGGTCCTCCCGTATAAGCGCGGTTGGTTACCTCGAAGCCCTTGATGAACGTGCCGAGGACGACACCTTGTGAAAAGGTCGCGAGATAGGAGCCAAAGGAAAACAACGTATCCCATGTGTGTCTCGGCGTCCGTTCGGCGCTCAAACGGAATTCGAAGGCGACGCCACGAAGGATGAGACCGGCGAGCATTGCGATGATCGGCAGGTAGAGGGCCGTCAGAACGACCGAATAGGCGACCGGAAAGGCTGCTAGGAGACCCGCGCCGCCGAGCACCAGCCACGTCTCATTGCCGTCCCATATCGGCGCGACGGAGTTCACCATCAAATCGCGATCGGAGCGGGCGGGGACGAACGGGAAGAGAATTCCGACACCCAGATCGAAGCCATCCATGATGACGTACATCACCAGGCCGAAGCCGATGATCAGTGCCCAGATGAGCGGAAGATCGATGCCCATGGCTGTCAATTCCCTGGCGCTGACGGAACAACACCGTCGCTTTCGGCACCGGAAATCGGGCGGGCGGGACGACGGAAAGGCTCATCGATGGAGCCGGCGGCGGGGCCCGCGCCTTCGTCCGGACCTCGCGCAATGATTTTCAGCATGTAGGCGAGGCCTATGCCGAAGACGAGGCAATATAAAACGATGAAAACGATCAGCGAGATCGAAAGTTGGAGAACGGAATGGTTCGATGCGCCGACCGCCGTGCGCATGACATTGTAGACGACCCAGGGCTGCCGACCCATCTCGGTCGTTATCCAACCTGCCAGAATGGCGATCAGTCCCGCCGGTCCCATCCACAAAGCGAAACGGAGGAAGGATTTCGATGTGTACAACTCGGACTTCCACCACAGCCACAGGCCCCAGAGGCCGAGCGCGAGCATGAGCATGCCGAGGCCGACCATGATGCGGAACGTCCAGAATACCGCCGTCGCGTTTGGTCGATCGTCCCGCGGAAACTGCATCAGTCCCGGGATCTCGCCGTACAGTTTATGGGTCAAGATCAAGCTGCCGAGATAAGGGACTTCGACAGCGTAAAGCGTTTTTTCCTCCGACATGTCCGGCCAGCCGAACAGGATGAGCGGGACGCTCTCGCCGGGAATGTTCACCCAATGGCCTTCAATAGCCGCCACCTTGGCCGGCTGGTATTCGAGCGTGTTGAGGCCGTGCTGATCGCCGATGAACATCTGGATCGGCGTCAGCACCAAAACCAGTCCCATCGCCATCAAGAGCATCGTGCGTATGGCGGGCGTCTGCCGGCCCCTCAGAAGGTGCCATGCGGCAGAGGCGCCGACGAGCAGTCCCGTCGCCAAGTACGCCGCGACCGTCATGTGCGCGAGCCTGTATGGGAATGACGGATTGAAGACGACTTTCAGCCAATCGGTGGGAACGACTTGGTTGTCGACCACCGTGAAGCCCGCGGGCGTTTGCATCCAACTGTTGGACGCGAGAATCCAGAGTGTCGAAATCAACGTTCCGACTGCGACCATGATGGTCGCGAAGAAATGAATGCCGGGGCCGACTTTTTGCCAGCCGAAAAGCATAACGCCGAGGAAGCCCGCTTCGAGGAAGAACGCGGTGAGAACCTCATACGCGAGGAGAGGGCCTGTGACCGGACCGGCGAAGGTCGAGAAAACGCTCCAATTGGTTCCGAACTGGTACGCCATGACGATGCCCGACACGACGCCCATGGCAAAAGCGATCGCAAATACCTTCACCCAGAACTGATAGAGTTCGCGGTATTTGGCTTGCTCAGTCCACAGCCAAAGACCTTCCAGCACCACGAGATAGCTTGCGAGCCCGATGGAGAGTGCAGGAAAGATGATGTGGAACGAGATGGTGAATGCGAACTGGAAACGCGCCAAGTCGATGGCCAGGGCAGATGCCGCGGTGGTATCCATGCTTTAGCCTCGGTATCCGAGCGCGCGAGGTATCACGCGTTCACCTTCACCGGCGGAAAAGTCGCGGCTACATTGCACCTCGCACCGCTATTCGGAAACAGTGTCGCCTGCGCGAACTTAATGAACGGCTAAGGCGAGGGCGACTTTTCAGTGCACATCATCGTTCGCGATCGTTCGCAGGCTGATCTATTTCATCGCGACGAGCAATTCAGAAAAAATCCGAAATTAGACTCAGATCAAGAAAGTGCTTCGCGTAATCTTTGCGAGTGTCATGCGGCTAACGACGCTGGCCGCCGACACCACCGCTTTGGACGCCGCCGGGCCGCGTGTTGTAAATCGATGGATTGGTGTAGTTCCTCAGGCGGTCCGGGTAGGTCGGGGCAGGCGAGCCGACATTTCTATCGCCGCTATTCACGGTGCTCGGCGGTGTGCGGATGATCACGTCCGATCCTCCAGACGTCTGACCTGATGCCGTTTGCGCCCAGACCGGCGCAACAACAACCAGCGCCGCCGCGACGGCGAGGATTGGTTTTTTCATTTTCAGCCTCATAATTCATCGTCACGCATGGTCCCACCCGCCTCATTTACATGGGGAATCCGGATCAGGCTGCAAGGCTGGCCGTATTTGCGTCAGCGGATCAGGAAGATGGTCCAAGTGGCCAAGCCGACGAGGACGGCGCAAAGCAGCGTTAGCATGAGCGAATAGCTCATCGAAGGTCTTTCGCTGCCATCGGGGGGATCAGTGAGTTTTGACATGAAGCATCAGGAATACAAATTGTTTGAACTGATTATGATGGAAACTTAGTACGATTTTTCAGTGTGTTGGCAGTGAAATGTCGAAAAGTGGTTGATCCTTTGTGAATAAGTTTTTGAACTAGGTTCCGCATCGAGGCGTCGCGGACCTACGATCATTCGACATAGAGCATTCGCGGAACGGCCGAATAATCTGGAATTTCACGCGATCCGGCATATTTTGAGTCCGCGGCGGGGAGTGCTTCCGAGAGCTTGAGGAGCTTTAGGATGACAATACCGTACGTCAGCGGCTGCATTGCGGCCGCGGTAGCTATTCTCGGGCTCGGCGCGTTCAGCATGATCGCTTATGGGGATGCGGAGCCCGAAAGCGTTCGGATCCAGAAAGAAGCCGAGAAGTCCTACAAGACGACGCCGGTCGTCCCGATTGATCGGCCGAATTCTCATCACCGCGAGTTTTTGAAAGATGGACCGGCCGGCTATCAGCTCGGTCCGGCGCCGCCCATTCCCGGTACGGGCGGGCCAGGAAGTGGAAAACGCGCGTCCGGAAAGTAGGGTGACGATTTTTCCAGGGCCCGAGCGGGGCTCCACAAGTTCATGCACGACGGTCGCGGGAGCTAACGTCACGCCGCCGGGGTATCTGCGTAGCAGCCCGCCCCTCAACACATGCCGAACCTCAGTCTACCCTGGCAAGGTCCTGATCCGGAAAGGCGAATGGCGCTCGGGAGAGACGCTGCGGCATCCGGCACATTGGACAATTTGCCCAATGCCCTCGCGGTTGGGACCGGGACAAGAAGCTACGAAGAGGCTCGCGGTCGCTTTGCGCGCAGAGCTGGGCATGGTTCAAGGAGCAATTACGGCCGATGAGTGGAGCCTCAGCCACGTTCGAACGGGACGCGAGAATCGTGAATGCCCGTCACGGAGATGTTAATCCCGGCGAGATCGCCATCGGGGTCATCATCGGCCGGACCTCGGAGTTTTTCGACTTCTTCGTCTACGCCATTGCGTCAGTCCTCGTTTTTCCCAAGCTCGTTTTTCCGCATCTCGATGCGCTGACCGGCACGCTTTATTCGTTCGCGATTTTCGCGCTCGCTTTCGTGGCCCGCCCGATCGGCACCGTCATCTTCATGGGCATCGATCGCGCCTACGGTAAGGGCGTGAAGCTGACCATCACGCTGTTCTTGCTCGGCAGCTCGACCGTCGCGATCGCGTTCCTTCCCGGCTACGAACAAATCGGCTGGGCATCGGCGTTTCTTCTCGCGGCTTTCCGCATCGGCCAGGGCCTTGCTCTCGGCGGCGAATGGGATGGACTTCCCGCACTGCTAGCGCTTAACGCGCCTGAAAAGCGCCGCGGCTGGTACGCGATGATCCCGCAACTTGGCGCGCCGCTCGGCTTGATGGTCGCAGCTGCTCTCTTTGCCTATTTTGCTGCCAACCTTTCGTCGGAAGATTTCCTCGATTGGGGCTGGCGCTATCCGTTCTTCGTTGCGTTCGCGATCAACGTCGTTGCGCTCTTCGCGCGGCTTCGCATGGTGGTGACGCCGGAATACACGCAGCACTTCGAGCAGCGTGAACTCGAGCCGAAGCCCATCGGAGAGACGATCCGCGTCGAGGGCGTGCATATCGTCATCGGTGCGTTCGCACCGCTCGCGAGCTTTGCGCTCTTTCACATGGTCACGGTGTTCCCGCTTTCGTGGGTCTTCCTTTACACGGATCAGAGCCCATCGCGCTTTCTCGTCATCGAGCTCATCGGTGCTGTCGTCGGTCTCGTGACCATCGTGCTCTCCGGGTATGTGGCCGATCGCGTTGGCCGCAGAAATCTGCTGTCCGCGACGGCGGCTGCCATTGCCGCCTTCAGCGGGTTCGCGCCGCAGCTTCTCAACGGCGGCGACGTCGGCGAAGTCATCTTCATGGTGTCCGGCTTCATCCTGCTCGGCTTGTCGTTCGGGCAGTCGTCGGGCGCGGTGGCCTCGAATTTCTCGAAGGCTTATCGCTACACGGGATCGGCGTTGACGACGGACCTTGCCTGGCTCGTCGGCGCTGGGTTTGCGCCGTTCGTCGCGCTTTATCTGTCGAGCCAATTCGGTCTGATGGCGGCTGGCGGGTATCTGCTCTCAGGCGCCGTCGTTACGCTGCTGGCGCTGGCGATGAGCCGTCAGCTCGAGTCGACTGATCGCTAAGTTTCTTCGATCACTACCGTCATGAAAAACGCGCCCGGCTGTTAGCTGGGCGCGTTTTTGTTTGTCAGTTTGTGGGCGGCAGCCTGTCTCAGGCGAGGCCGAGCTTCTGCGCCAAGCCGATGCGCTGCAGCTTGCCCGTCGCACCTTTCGGGATTTCCGGCAGAAGCAGAATCTTGCGCGGCACCTTGTAGTTCGCCAAGCGCTCGCCGGCGAAGTCACGCAGCTCGCGCTCGGTTGCTTCCTGGCCTTCCCGCAGAACGACGGCCGCGGCGACATCCTCGCCGAGTTTGTCGTGCGGCACGGCAAACGTGACGACCTGCAAGACGGCCGGATGATCCATTAGAACTTCGTCGACCTCGCGCGGCGATACCTTCTCGCCGCCGCGATTGATGATTTCCTTCAATCGGCCCGTGATAGTGATGTAACCGTCGGCATCGATGGTGCCCTGGTCGCCGGTGCGGAACCAGCCGTTGGTGAAGGCTTCGCCGTTCGCCTTGTCATTGTTCTCGTATCCGGCGGTGACGTTGTCGCCGCGGATGACGATCTCGCCGACTTCGCCGGCTCCGAGCAAATTGCCGTTGGTGTCCATAATGGCAACCTCGGGTCCGGCGGCGATGCCGACGGTGCCGGGTTTCCGTACGCCACCGATCGGGTTCGACGCCATTTGGTGCGACGCTTCGGTCATGCCGTACGCTTCGACGACGGGCGCGCCGAATGCGGCTTCGAGTTCGGTGATGACTTGCGGCGGCAGCGACGACGAGGACGAGCGAATGAAGCGCAGCTTATGTCGCGCAATCGTTTCGCGATTGTGGTTGGCGCGGCCGACGATCGCCTGATGCATGGTCGGGACCGCTGTGTACCAAGTCGGCGCGGCCTCTTCCATTGCCGAGAAGAATTTGAGGGCATTGAAGCCGGGCGTGCAGAAGATCGAGCCACCGCGCGACAGCGGCGCGAGTACGCCCGCGATCAGTCCGTGAATGTGGAAGAGCGGCATTATGTTGAGCGCGCGATCGTCGGCCGCGAGGTTCAGTGCCGCCGCGATGTTGGACGCGGACGCCGCGACGTTGCCGTGCGTCAGCGGCACGATCTTGGGACGAGACGTGGTGCCGGACGTGTGGAGGATCAGCGCGGTATCGTCGCTATCTGCCGGGCCGGGCCGATCAGGCTGTTCGCGGCCGGCGGCAGCAGTCGAAAGCGTGAATGCGCCCGCGCCGTGCGCGGGATCGGACTTGAGCGTGATGATGGTGATGCCGCGCTTTTCGGCGACGCCGACCGCGGGCGAGGTGCTGCCTTCCTCAACGATGAGCGCTTTCGTGTTGATGTCCGACATGTAGAAGTCGAACTCGTCGGCGCGATATCCCGGGTTGAGCGGCGCAGCGGTCGCGGCCGACGCGGTTGCAACGAAGGCCGTCGCCATTTCCGGGCCATTCGGAAGTACGATCGCGACACGGTCTCCGCGGCCTATCCCGAACTCGTTCAAGCGAGCGATCGTTCTCAGAATGAGCGTGCGAAAGCCCGCATATGTGAGTGGTTCGGCGCCCGAAGCTCTGATCGCCGGGGCCTGGTCATCGCCTGCTTTGAGAAGGTCGTGAAGTGTCGCGCTCGTTGTCATTTTGTTACTCGTGTCTCCAGTGCGTCGCCATTTGAAGGCGTCGTCACGCTTTTTTCAACTCAGGCTTTTTCGATTCTCAGGCGGCCGCCATCGCGTGCGAGCGTCGCCGCAAGCAGCTTCACGCAGGCGTAAACCGTCTCGATTTGCGGGGTCGGGACGTTGGCGATCTGGCCTAGTTCGATGACGGAGCCAATCAGCGCATCGGCTTCGATGCCGCGGCCTGCCTCGATATCCTGAAGCATCGACGTCTTGTGCGGGCCGACAGCCTCGGCTCCCGCAATGCGTTTCTCCAAGGGAATTCGGAAGCGAACGCCCAGAGCTTCGCCGACGGATTGGGCTTCGCGCATGAGGCGTGCGGCCGCGTCCCGCGTCGGCTGGAATTTGCAGATATCCTCAAGAGTAGCATGTGTGAGGGCGCTGATCGG includes:
- a CDS encoding DUF2474 family protein, which produces MEKPSWLSRIGWLVLIYAGGVAAVGVAAVLIRMLMSAAGMTVPH
- the cydB gene encoding cytochrome d ubiquinol oxidase subunit II, whose protein sequence is MGIDLPLIWALIIGFGLVMYVIMDGFDLGVGILFPFVPARSDRDLMVNSVAPIWDGNETWLVLGGAGLLAAFPVAYSVVLTALYLPIIAMLAGLILRGVAFEFRLSAERTPRHTWDTLFSFGSYLATFSQGVVLGTFIKGFEVTNRAYTGGPFDWLTPFSIFTGLALLFAYALLGATWLIIKTEGPLQERMRALARPIIITLFAAIVIVSIWTPIEHPAIAERWFSLPNIILFSPVPVLVVLATLALLWAVQRDSHGLPFVLALALIFLGYSGLVISLWPNILPPSISIWEAASPPQSLGFTLVGALFIIPFILMYTAWAYSVFRGKVKAGEGYH
- a CDS encoding cytochrome ubiquinol oxidase subunit I, whose translation is MDTTAASALAIDLARFQFAFTISFHIIFPALSIGLASYLVVLEGLWLWTEQAKYRELYQFWVKVFAIAFAMGVVSGIVMAYQFGTNWSVFSTFAGPVTGPLLAYEVLTAFFLEAGFLGVMLFGWQKVGPGIHFFATIMVAVGTLISTLWILASNSWMQTPAGFTVVDNQVVPTDWLKVVFNPSFPYRLAHMTVAAYLATGLLVGASAAWHLLRGRQTPAIRTMLLMAMGLVLVLTPIQMFIGDQHGLNTLEYQPAKVAAIEGHWVNIPGESVPLILFGWPDMSEEKTLYAVEVPYLGSLILTHKLYGEIPGLMQFPRDDRPNATAVFWTFRIMVGLGMLMLALGLWGLWLWWKSELYTSKSFLRFALWMGPAGLIAILAGWITTEMGRQPWVVYNVMRTAVGASNHSVLQLSISLIVFIVLYCLVFGIGLAYMLKIIARGPDEGAGPAAGSIDEPFRRPARPISGAESDGVVPSAPGN
- a CDS encoding MFS transporter: MSGASATFERDARIVNARHGDVNPGEIAIGVIIGRTSEFFDFFVYAIASVLVFPKLVFPHLDALTGTLYSFAIFALAFVARPIGTVIFMGIDRAYGKGVKLTITLFLLGSSTVAIAFLPGYEQIGWASAFLLAAFRIGQGLALGGEWDGLPALLALNAPEKRRGWYAMIPQLGAPLGLMVAAALFAYFAANLSSEDFLDWGWRYPFFVAFAINVVALFARLRMVVTPEYTQHFEQRELEPKPIGETIRVEGVHIVIGAFAPLASFALFHMVTVFPLSWVFLYTDQSPSRFLVIELIGAVVGLVTIVLSGYVADRVGRRNLLSATAAAIAAFSGFAPQLLNGGDVGEVIFMVSGFILLGLSFGQSSGAVASNFSKAYRYTGSALTTDLAWLVGAGFAPFVALYLSSQFGLMAAGGYLLSGAVVTLLALAMSRQLESTDR
- a CDS encoding acyl--CoA ligase — encoded protein: MTTSATLHDLLKAGDDQAPAIRASGAEPLTYAGFRTLILRTIARLNEFGIGRGDRVAIVLPNGPEMATAFVATASAATAAPLNPGYRADEFDFYMSDINTKALIVEEGSTSPAVGVAEKRGITIITLKSDPAHGAGAFTLSTAAAGREQPDRPGPADSDDTALILHTSGTTSRPKIVPLTHGNVAASASNIAAALNLAADDRALNIMPLFHIHGLIAGVLAPLSRGGSIFCTPGFNALKFFSAMEEAAPTWYTAVPTMHQAIVGRANHNRETIARHKLRFIRSSSSSLPPQVITELEAAFGAPVVEAYGMTEASHQMASNPIGGVRKPGTVGIAAGPEVAIMDTNGNLLGAGEVGEIVIRGDNVTAGYENNDKANGEAFTNGWFRTGDQGTIDADGYITITGRLKEIINRGGEKVSPREVDEVLMDHPAVLQVVTFAVPHDKLGEDVAAAVVLREGQEATERELRDFAGERLANYKVPRKILLLPEIPKGATGKLQRIGLAQKLGLA